One region of Candidatus Palauibacter australiensis genomic DNA includes:
- a CDS encoding type II toxin-antitoxin system VapC family toxin produces MATLLDTNVVSELIRRSPEPAVAAWASGHLVEDLFFSAVSEAELRYGVAILAAGRRRDTLLFDVETMLRDAFEDRVLPFDSDAARAYGHIAAKRRSSGRPVAPADCQIAAIAASRHMAVATRNVRDFEGMGIEIVDPWAAT; encoded by the coding sequence ATGGCCACGCTGCTCGACACCAACGTCGTCTCCGAACTGATTCGAAGGTCGCCCGAGCCCGCCGTCGCAGCCTGGGCCTCGGGCCATCTCGTCGAGGACTTGTTCTTTTCGGCGGTGAGCGAAGCGGAGCTACGCTACGGCGTGGCGATCCTCGCGGCGGGTCGTCGCCGCGACACGCTGTTGTTCGACGTCGAGACGATGCTCCGGGACGCCTTCGAAGACCGGGTGCTACCCTTCGACAGCGATGCCGCTCGCGCGTACGGCCACATTGCGGCCAAGCGCCGCTCCTCCGGGCGCCCCGTTGCGCCGGCGGACTGCCAGATCGCGGCGATCGCGGCATCCCGCCACATGGCGGTAGCGACGCGCAACGTTCGTGACTTCGAGGGCATGGGTATCGAAATCGTGGACCCCTGGGCCGCGACTTGA
- a CDS encoding sulfocyanin-like copper-binding protein has product MMKRSTLSALGAVALFGCGGGESDQPSPAPAPAPAAATEAAAAASGPMAVDWISVDDGARTVTIDLVAGSTDANNRWNFNGYANGEATVVVPVGYAVTVNFENRDPVNYHSFSVLQRAASYPAVFDDATPVFEGAVTSNATSMTEATAPGGGTESISFTASAAGGYALVCPVPAHAVTGMWIGFDVSDSGESGLRS; this is encoded by the coding sequence ATGATGAAGCGATCCACACTATCGGCCCTCGGCGCGGTCGCCCTCTTCGGATGCGGCGGCGGCGAGAGCGACCAGCCATCACCCGCGCCGGCGCCGGCCCCCGCCGCCGCCACGGAGGCCGCCGCCGCGGCTTCGGGGCCCATGGCCGTGGACTGGATCTCGGTGGACGACGGCGCGCGCACCGTGACGATCGATCTCGTCGCGGGCTCGACGGACGCGAACAACCGCTGGAACTTCAACGGCTACGCAAACGGCGAGGCCACGGTCGTCGTGCCTGTCGGATACGCCGTCACCGTCAACTTCGAGAATCGGGATCCGGTCAACTACCACAGCTTCAGCGTCCTCCAGCGAGCCGCGAGCTACCCCGCGGTTTTCGACGACGCCACGCCCGTCTTCGAGGGCGCGGTCACCTCGAACGCGACTTCGATGACGGAGGCCACAGCGCCCGGCGGCGGCACCGAGAGCATCAGCTTCACGGCTTCCGCGGCCGGCGGGTACGCGCTCGTGTGCCCCGTTCCGGCCCACGCCGTCACGGGAATGTGGATCGGGTTCGACGTATCCGATTCGGGCGAGTCCGGGTTGCGGAGCTAG
- a CDS encoding zinc ribbon domain-containing protein, translated as MDCPECGASVGRSDQTCQKCGAPLSFAPDEVGVHCAVCGDAIGAYTETCPGCGETGYPALRPRRGRKWKGSRPEGLTRT; from the coding sequence ATGGACTGCCCGGAGTGCGGCGCTTCCGTGGGGCGATCCGATCAGACCTGCCAGAAGTGCGGCGCGCCGTTGTCGTTCGCACCCGATGAGGTCGGCGTGCACTGCGCGGTCTGCGGCGACGCGATCGGCGCCTACACCGAGACCTGCCCCGGCTGCGGCGAGACGGGCTATCCGGCGCTCCGTCCGCGCCGCGGGCGCAAGTGGAAGGGTTCGCGCCCGGAGGGTCTGACCCGGACGTGA
- a CDS encoding proline dehydrogenase family protein, which translates to METIRKVLLWASTNRWLSQRLPERRFVRRAVRKFMPGETLEDALGEAAHLRDEGVPTLVTTLGENVETAEETRESVAEYVRAMDLAEEMGLDLEVSIKPTHLGLDQDPELAVENVAELASRAEGRSTLWIDMEGSFYTEATLSLYRAVRRRHVNVGLCIQSYLRRTADDLESLMEFGPRIRLVKGAYAEPAEIAFPDKRDVDEGYLALARRLIDHLGDGRDGFLGLGTHDPAMIGPLSAEAAAAGLDGGRFEIEMLYGIGRREQRKLVRDGIPLRVLISYGGAWFPWYMRRLAERPANVWFVVRSMFR; encoded by the coding sequence ATGGAGACGATCCGGAAGGTGCTGCTGTGGGCTTCCACGAACCGGTGGCTCTCACAGCGCCTGCCGGAGCGTCGGTTCGTGCGGCGCGCGGTGCGCAAGTTCATGCCGGGCGAGACGCTGGAGGACGCGCTCGGCGAGGCCGCCCATCTGCGGGATGAAGGCGTTCCCACCCTCGTCACCACGCTGGGCGAGAACGTCGAGACCGCCGAGGAGACGCGCGAATCCGTCGCCGAGTACGTGCGGGCCATGGACCTGGCGGAGGAGATGGGGCTCGACCTGGAGGTCTCGATCAAGCCCACCCACCTCGGACTAGACCAGGACCCGGAACTCGCGGTCGAGAACGTGGCGGAACTCGCCTCGCGCGCGGAGGGCCGGAGCACGCTCTGGATCGACATGGAGGGGTCGTTCTACACGGAGGCGACGCTCTCCCTCTACCGCGCGGTCCGGCGTCGGCATGTGAACGTCGGACTCTGCATCCAGTCCTACCTCAGGCGGACCGCGGACGACCTCGAATCGCTCATGGAATTCGGCCCCCGCATCCGGCTCGTGAAGGGGGCGTACGCGGAACCGGCCGAGATCGCCTTTCCGGACAAGCGGGATGTGGACGAGGGCTACCTCGCCCTCGCGCGGCGCCTCATCGACCACCTGGGGGACGGGCGAGATGGATTCCTCGGGCTCGGGACGCACGACCCGGCGATGATCGGGCCGCTCTCGGCGGAGGCAGCGGCGGCGGGTCTCGACGGCGGCCGGTTCGAGATCGAAATGCTGTACGGCATCGGACGGCGCGAGCAGCGGAAGCTCGTGCGCGACGGGATCCCGCTGCGGGTGCTGATCAGCTACGGGGGGGCGTGGTTCCCGTGGTACATGCGCCGGCTGGCCGAGCGGCCCGCGAACGTGTGGTTCGTGGTCCGCAGCATGTTCCGCTAG
- a CDS encoding plasmid stabilization protein: MANITIRNLDDDIRTRLRVRAAGNGRSMEEEVRQILRKAVGPAPKSKDLTSIIRSHFGPTNGVDLELPPRESGREPPSFE, encoded by the coding sequence TTGGCGAACATTACCATCCGTAACCTTGACGACGATATACGGACCCGCCTGCGCGTGCGCGCGGCGGGCAACGGCCGTTCGATGGAAGAAGAGGTGAGGCAGATCCTGCGCAAGGCCGTCGGGCCTGCACCGAAATCCAAGGATCTCACGAGCATCATTCGTTCCCACTTCGGGCCGACGAACGGCGTGGATCTGGAGTTGCCGCCGCGGGAGTCAGGGCGCGAGCCGCCTTCCTTCGAGTAA
- the fabF gene encoding beta-ketoacyl-ACP synthase II encodes MIHTDPPRRVVITGVGMVTPIGLDVDSTWDALLRGVSGAGPITLFDPSGQAVRFACEVKGFDPLQYLDRKGARRADRFLQLAIAAGSQAMEQAGFGDGLAHLPPDRTGVVVGVAVGGLPLLEAQHRKLLSKGPRFVSPLLIPMFIPDMTVGLLSIVYGARGPNYATVSACASSGHSLGLAFRSIRRGETDVMIAGGTESAITPLAVAGFASMGSMSTRNDDPEKACRPFDARRDGFVLGEGSGMLILEELEHARARDARILGEIVGFGQSADAYHMTAPAPDGVGARLAMQQAIEDAGLAPGDIGYINANGTATPVGDAAETKAIKEVLGEHARSTVVGATKSMTGHPLGAAGAIEAVISMMVCRHGVIPPTINFEEADPECDLEYAHGGPIRRPVPVALSNSFAFGGHNACLAIRRWNDN; translated from the coding sequence TTGATCCACACCGATCCACCGAGGCGTGTCGTCATCACGGGCGTCGGGATGGTCACGCCCATCGGTCTCGACGTGGATTCCACCTGGGACGCGCTGCTACGCGGCGTGAGCGGTGCGGGTCCGATCACGCTCTTCGACCCGTCCGGTCAGGCCGTCCGCTTCGCCTGCGAGGTGAAGGGCTTCGACCCGCTGCAGTACCTGGATCGGAAGGGAGCGCGCCGCGCGGACCGGTTTCTGCAGCTCGCCATTGCCGCGGGCTCCCAGGCCATGGAACAGGCCGGGTTCGGCGACGGGCTCGCCCACCTGCCTCCGGATCGGACGGGGGTCGTTGTCGGCGTCGCGGTCGGCGGTCTCCCGTTGCTGGAGGCGCAGCACAGGAAGCTGCTGTCGAAGGGACCTCGATTCGTCTCCCCCCTGCTGATCCCGATGTTCATCCCGGACATGACGGTCGGACTCCTGTCCATCGTGTACGGGGCGCGCGGCCCGAACTACGCGACCGTGTCCGCCTGCGCGTCGAGCGGCCACTCGCTCGGCCTCGCCTTCCGCTCGATCCGGAGGGGGGAGACGGATGTGATGATCGCTGGGGGCACGGAGTCCGCCATCACTCCGCTCGCGGTCGCGGGCTTCGCGTCGATGGGGTCGATGTCGACGCGCAACGACGACCCGGAGAAGGCCTGCCGTCCCTTCGACGCACGGCGCGACGGCTTCGTGCTGGGGGAAGGCTCGGGGATGCTGATTCTCGAGGAACTGGAGCACGCGAGGGCGCGGGATGCGCGAATTCTGGGGGAGATCGTCGGTTTCGGGCAGAGCGCGGACGCCTATCACATGACGGCCCCCGCTCCAGATGGCGTCGGCGCCCGGCTGGCCATGCAGCAGGCGATCGAAGACGCCGGCCTCGCACCCGGCGACATCGGCTACATCAACGCGAACGGGACCGCAACGCCGGTCGGGGACGCCGCCGAGACGAAGGCGATCAAGGAAGTGCTGGGCGAGCACGCGCGATCCACGGTGGTGGGCGCGACGAAGTCGATGACGGGTCACCCGCTGGGGGCTGCCGGGGCCATCGAGGCCGTGATCTCCATGATGGTCTGCAGGCACGGCGTCATCCCGCCCACGATCAACTTCGAGGAGGCGGACCCCGAGTGCGATCTCGAATACGCCCACGGCGGTCCCATCCGGCGCCCCGTCCCGGTCGCCCTCTCGAACTCGTTTGCCTTCGGCGGGCACAACGCCTGCCTGGCAATCCGCCGCTGGAACGACAACTGA
- a CDS encoding 6-bladed beta-propeller has product MRDSWVAVLSVAFAACGTGSEVARGPQVVTDRIGDTVVVRTLSGSVWGGDATLVPELSIGEVEGPDEYLFGRIGSIAVDDDRNVYVFDQQAREVRVFDPEGGHVRTLGGPGQGPGELERPEAMALLPDRRVVVRDPGNARLQVYGPEEESLEEWPYIPAFYSNRPLWTDDRGRTYVAARDLSDATGFGRDLLAVFDPDGTPRDTLAPPHGDFEAETVTGERNGAMATYGVPFAPRAIWVVHPSGHFASGISSSYAVDLEVPDGVLRIERTHEPARVFPREADQARAQTERGIGMTVPGWTWDGPSIPDTKPPFTGLYPGRDGRVWVRVATEAQEVENEDHDPDSPLSTPFVWRSPLRFDVFEADGTYLGAVNPPEDFSSNPFPVFDGNDVWAVSRDDLGIQRVVRYRITLAPDT; this is encoded by the coding sequence ATGAGAGATTCATGGGTGGCCGTACTCTCGGTGGCATTCGCCGCCTGCGGCACCGGCTCGGAGGTCGCGCGCGGCCCGCAGGTGGTGACCGACAGGATCGGCGACACGGTGGTCGTTCGCACCCTTTCGGGGAGCGTGTGGGGCGGGGACGCGACGCTCGTTCCGGAGCTGTCGATCGGCGAGGTGGAGGGCCCGGACGAATATCTCTTCGGCCGCATCGGGTCCATCGCGGTGGATGACGACCGCAACGTCTACGTGTTCGATCAGCAGGCCCGGGAAGTCCGCGTATTCGACCCGGAGGGCGGCCACGTGCGGACCCTGGGAGGGCCCGGACAGGGCCCCGGCGAGTTGGAGCGGCCCGAGGCGATGGCCCTGCTCCCCGACCGGCGGGTCGTCGTGCGCGATCCGGGCAATGCGCGCCTGCAGGTCTACGGCCCCGAAGAAGAGTCCCTGGAAGAGTGGCCCTATATCCCGGCCTTCTATTCGAACCGTCCGCTCTGGACGGATGACCGCGGCAGGACGTACGTGGCGGCCCGCGACCTGTCCGATGCGACCGGTTTCGGTCGCGACCTGCTGGCCGTCTTCGATCCCGATGGAACGCCCCGCGACACGTTGGCGCCGCCGCACGGCGACTTCGAGGCCGAGACCGTCACGGGGGAGAGGAACGGCGCCATGGCGACATACGGAGTCCCGTTCGCGCCACGGGCGATCTGGGTCGTCCACCCCAGCGGACACTTCGCCAGCGGAATCTCGTCCAGTTATGCAGTCGACCTCGAGGTTCCGGATGGCGTCCTCCGAATCGAGCGAACGCACGAGCCCGCCCGCGTCTTCCCCCGCGAGGCGGATCAGGCTCGCGCCCAGACCGAGCGCGGCATCGGGATGACCGTCCCGGGCTGGACGTGGGACGGACCGTCCATCCCTGACACGAAGCCGCCCTTCACCGGGCTCTACCCCGGACGGGACGGCCGCGTATGGGTGCGGGTCGCCACCGAGGCTCAGGAGGTCGAGAACGAGGACCACGACCCGGACAGTCCGCTCTCCACCCCCTTCGTGTGGCGGTCTCCGCTCCGCTTCGATGTGTTCGAAGCCGACGGAACCTACCTGGGAGCCGTGAATCCGCCCGAAGACTTCTCCTCCAACCCCTTCCCCGTGTTCGACGGCAACGACGTGTGGGCCGTCAGCCGGGACGACCTCGGCATCCAACGCGTGGTCCGATACCGAATCACCCTCGCCCCCGACACCTGA
- a CDS encoding radical SAM protein: MPNISGAMAARMLARGIRNRIQNKPLSVSFEITHACTANCWHCNWGGPIKEERLGAAEYAAICRELRPVVSHASGGEPLARGDVYDIVDAMTNKGGLPWMIVVTNASNLTPERFFRLKDSGMHQLSTSLDFPDERHDEFRRIPGLFDRMGRVVPEIRRQSADTDDILLNVCITAWNYRDIGDMVRVAKDWGVPINFSVYTHLRVQDRDGLIEGDGLDGLAESLQEVIDLRNAGYPVYTTPRVLWKFHRFLTEGGIPGCQAGRRFLVINPDGRLTPCAMVMAYFDRQEDMLEKFTKQNACQQCYISTRANTEKSVREFVQDNTDAFLKLLTPWRN; the protein is encoded by the coding sequence ATGCCGAACATCTCCGGAGCCATGGCCGCACGCATGCTCGCGCGGGGCATCCGGAACCGGATTCAGAACAAGCCGCTCTCCGTCTCGTTCGAGATCACGCACGCGTGCACGGCGAACTGCTGGCACTGCAACTGGGGCGGACCGATCAAGGAGGAGCGCCTCGGGGCCGCGGAGTACGCGGCGATCTGCCGGGAGCTTCGGCCCGTCGTGTCGCACGCCTCCGGAGGGGAACCGCTCGCGCGCGGAGACGTGTACGACATCGTCGACGCGATGACGAACAAGGGCGGGCTGCCCTGGATGATCGTGGTCACGAACGCGTCGAACCTCACGCCGGAACGCTTCTTCCGTCTCAAGGACAGCGGGATGCACCAGTTGTCCACCTCGCTCGACTTCCCCGACGAACGGCACGACGAGTTCCGCCGCATCCCGGGCCTGTTCGACCGCATGGGCCGCGTGGTGCCCGAGATCCGCCGCCAGAGCGCGGACACGGACGACATCCTGCTCAACGTGTGCATCACCGCGTGGAACTACCGGGACATCGGAGACATGGTGCGCGTGGCGAAGGACTGGGGCGTGCCGATCAACTTCTCCGTCTACACGCACCTGCGCGTGCAGGACCGGGACGGGCTCATCGAGGGGGATGGGCTGGATGGGCTGGCGGAGAGCCTGCAGGAGGTCATCGACCTCCGCAACGCCGGGTATCCGGTCTACACGACGCCGCGCGTGCTGTGGAAATTCCACCGGTTTCTGACGGAGGGAGGGATCCCCGGGTGTCAGGCGGGACGCCGCTTCCTCGTCATCAACCCGGACGGCAGGCTCACGCCGTGCGCGATGGTGATGGCGTACTTCGACCGGCAGGAGGACATGCTGGAGAAGTTCACGAAGCAGAACGCGTGCCAGCAGTGCTACATCTCCACGCGGGCGAACACCGAGAAGAGCGTCCGCGAGTTCGTGCAGGACAACACCGACGCCTTCCTGAAGCTGCTCACGCCCTGGCGGAACTGA
- a CDS encoding tyrosine-type recombinase/integrase encodes MARTRKGRRSYGAGEWGRNRVRVFPDPKTGLFQVEWRENGRRLTRSLGHRDWARAKRQADEFAAGFAAPDLNGEAEAEPEPLTLEMLFDIYGEEVTPSKRRKSWQRDRAAMAMFLKFFGRDRRPETLSQRDWDRFIRERRAGTVGPSGRPVGNRTIEADLTFLMAVLNWAARSRDEQGRLLLDRNPLKGLRKPVEKNPTRVVLTEEEYRALLGVSKRLDWRFHVALVLAHETGHRIGAVRNLLWSDVDFEGETIRWRAQHEKTGYEHTTPLTEEALAALEEARRRNPAGADAPVMPATRNPSECVGFPQTRFWWKRAERLAGLEPKRGRGWHSLRRKFASDLMDLPLKVLCELGGWKAAKTVLRCYQQPDEAQLRQAIRSRRRPQAEIHSAGTERREIARRIP; translated from the coding sequence ATGGCACGCACGAGAAAAGGCCGCCGGAGCTACGGCGCCGGCGAGTGGGGCCGGAACAGGGTCAGGGTGTTTCCAGACCCGAAGACCGGCCTGTTCCAGGTCGAGTGGCGCGAGAACGGGCGGAGGCTCACCCGGTCGCTCGGACACCGCGACTGGGCGAGGGCGAAACGGCAGGCGGACGAGTTCGCTGCCGGGTTCGCCGCCCCGGACCTGAACGGCGAGGCGGAAGCCGAGCCGGAGCCGCTCACCCTGGAGATGCTCTTTGACATCTACGGTGAAGAGGTGACGCCCTCCAAGAGGCGGAAGTCTTGGCAACGGGACAGAGCCGCGATGGCGATGTTCCTCAAGTTCTTCGGCAGGGACCGAAGGCCGGAGACCCTATCCCAGCGTGATTGGGACCGGTTCATCAGGGAGCGCCGCGCGGGAACAGTCGGTCCCAGTGGTCGGCCGGTGGGCAACCGGACGATCGAAGCGGACCTGACGTTCCTGATGGCGGTGCTCAACTGGGCGGCGAGATCGAGGGACGAGCAGGGCCGCCTGCTGCTGGACAGGAACCCGCTCAAGGGCCTCCGGAAGCCCGTCGAGAAGAACCCCACCCGGGTTGTTCTCACCGAAGAGGAGTACCGAGCGCTGCTCGGGGTCTCGAAGCGGTTGGACTGGCGGTTTCATGTCGCGCTCGTGCTCGCGCACGAAACGGGGCACCGGATCGGCGCGGTTCGCAACCTGCTGTGGTCCGATGTGGACTTCGAGGGCGAAACTATCCGCTGGCGCGCGCAGCACGAGAAGACGGGCTACGAGCACACAACGCCCTTGACCGAAGAGGCGTTGGCCGCCTTGGAGGAGGCGCGAAGGCGCAACCCCGCTGGCGCGGACGCGCCGGTCATGCCCGCGACCCGGAATCCCTCGGAGTGCGTGGGCTTCCCGCAGACGCGCTTCTGGTGGAAGCGGGCGGAGCGGCTCGCGGGACTGGAGCCGAAGCGCGGAAGGGGCTGGCACTCGCTGAGGCGGAAGTTCGCCAGCGACCTGATGGACCTGCCCCTCAAGGTGCTCTGCGAGCTCGGAGGCTGGAAGGCTGCCAAGACGGTGCTGCGCTGCTATCAGCAGCCCGACGAGGCCCAACTCAGGCAGGCAATCAGGAGCCGCCGCAGGCCGCAGGCTGAAATCCACTCGGCGGGAACCGAACGGCGGGAAATCGCCCGCAGAATCCCGTAA
- the rho gene encoding transcription termination factor Rho yields MTNNTSQPRGGSPRGGGGQPGGKGQPRGRAKGSGKGSGGRGGKGRNRRRRSRGRRNRGGQGSRQQRPSQQDTAAEVPEGPKDGYLGLIERLGNGTGFIRRQHAGYTPSDDDIYVSPKIVSRYDLRTGDEICGQAGRPPRPGKSPPLRHLHTVNGHPPDQLGRRRQFDRLSAMHPDRRLRLECGLERRGQPDYTNRIIDLICPMGMGQRSLIVAPAKAGKTMVLQAIAEGISKNHPDSTILILLVDERPEEVTEMEATGLGEVTASSFDHRAERHVQVAEITLERARRLAEMGQDVVLILDSITRLARAYNTTEEGSGRTLTGGIDANSLEKPKRFFGSARCVPESKGGGSLTIVATALVDTGSRMDQVIFEEFKGTGNSELVLDRDISDRRIFPAIDLNSSATRREERLMNDDELLVAQAMRRELSTYPPVEAMQEVLGLMRQTDSNEELVSKLRQRI; encoded by the coding sequence TTGACGAACAACACATCACAGCCCCGCGGCGGCTCCCCGCGAGGGGGCGGAGGACAGCCCGGCGGCAAGGGGCAGCCCAGAGGCCGGGCCAAGGGATCCGGCAAGGGATCCGGCGGCCGCGGCGGAAAGGGTCGCAACCGTCGGCGCCGTTCGCGCGGTCGCCGCAACCGGGGAGGACAGGGGTCCCGCCAGCAGCGGCCCAGCCAGCAGGATACGGCCGCCGAGGTTCCGGAGGGTCCGAAGGACGGCTACCTGGGCCTCATCGAGCGGCTCGGCAACGGCACGGGGTTCATCCGCCGCCAGCACGCCGGGTATACCCCGAGCGACGACGACATCTACGTGAGCCCGAAGATCGTTTCCCGCTACGATCTGCGGACGGGAGACGAGATCTGCGGCCAGGCCGGCCGCCCTCCCCGGCCCGGCAAGAGCCCCCCGCTCCGGCACCTCCACACCGTCAACGGCCACCCCCCGGACCAGCTCGGACGGCGCCGGCAGTTCGACCGCCTGAGCGCGATGCACCCGGATCGGCGTCTGCGGTTGGAGTGCGGGCTCGAGCGCCGCGGCCAGCCCGACTACACGAACCGGATCATCGATCTCATCTGCCCCATGGGGATGGGCCAGCGGTCGCTCATCGTCGCGCCCGCCAAGGCCGGCAAGACGATGGTTCTGCAGGCGATCGCCGAGGGCATCTCGAAGAACCACCCCGATTCCACGATCCTCATCCTCCTCGTTGACGAGCGTCCGGAGGAAGTGACGGAGATGGAGGCGACGGGACTCGGCGAGGTCACCGCCTCGAGCTTCGACCACCGGGCCGAACGCCACGTGCAGGTCGCCGAGATCACGCTCGAGCGCGCGCGGCGCCTCGCGGAGATGGGACAGGACGTCGTCCTCATCCTCGATTCGATCACGCGGCTGGCGCGCGCGTACAACACGACGGAGGAGGGAAGCGGACGCACGCTCACGGGCGGCATCGACGCGAACTCCCTCGAGAAGCCGAAGCGCTTCTTCGGCAGCGCGCGCTGCGTCCCGGAGAGCAAGGGCGGCGGCTCGCTCACGATCGTCGCGACGGCGCTCGTCGACACCGGCTCGCGGATGGACCAGGTGATCTTCGAGGAGTTCAAGGGGACGGGGAACAGCGAACTCGTCCTCGACCGGGATATTTCGGACCGCCGGATTTTCCCCGCGATCGATCTCAACTCCAGCGCGACGCGGCGGGAGGAACGCCTGATGAACGACGACGAACTCCTCGTCGCGCAGGCGATGCGGCGCGAACTCAGCACCTACCCGCCGGTCGAAGCCATGCAGGAAGTCCTCGGGCTCATGCGGCAGACCGACTCGAACGAGGAACTCGTCTCGAAGCTGCGCCAGCGGATCTAG
- a CDS encoding TrmJ/YjtD family RNA methyltransferase, with amino-acid sequence MTHGRARLDRTCIVLHEPQDVVNIALVIRAMKNMGLSRLRLVNPAEFDAWRITGIAHDTEDVVERIRIFDDLPSAVADASYVLGATARRRSTRHEWWSPEAAATEFAGPVGGREGRLAVVFGREDRGLSNEALDLCHGLVCIPTNPDHTSMNLAHAAVIILYELRKAALGPADWEARDLAGKRRRRTPPALHGELEEFFDIWERAMEEAGLFHGIDPAPKMRSFRNIFQRADLDRRELGLILAVAYEVLNFARREKKRARERAEAEAEAEA; translated from the coding sequence GTGACCCACGGCCGCGCACGGCTCGACCGGACATGCATCGTCCTCCACGAGCCGCAGGATGTCGTCAACATCGCGCTCGTGATCCGCGCGATGAAGAATATGGGCCTGTCGCGTCTCCGGCTTGTAAACCCCGCGGAGTTCGATGCCTGGCGCATCACCGGGATCGCGCACGACACCGAGGATGTTGTGGAACGCATCCGCATCTTCGACGACCTCCCCTCCGCCGTCGCCGATGCGAGTTACGTGCTCGGCGCAACCGCCCGCCGGCGTTCCACCCGGCACGAGTGGTGGAGTCCCGAGGCCGCCGCGACGGAGTTTGCCGGCCCCGTCGGCGGGCGCGAGGGGAGACTCGCCGTCGTGTTCGGCCGCGAAGACCGGGGTCTCTCCAACGAGGCGCTCGACCTCTGTCACGGACTCGTGTGCATCCCCACGAACCCGGACCACACGTCGATGAACCTCGCCCACGCGGCCGTCATCATCCTGTACGAACTGCGGAAGGCCGCGCTGGGCCCGGCCGACTGGGAAGCTCGCGACTTGGCGGGCAAGCGGCGGCGCCGGACGCCGCCGGCCCTGCACGGCGAACTGGAGGAGTTCTTCGATATCTGGGAACGGGCGATGGAGGAGGCGGGCCTCTTCCACGGCATCGACCCGGCGCCGAAGATGCGGAGTTTCCGGAACATCTTTCAGCGCGCGGACCTCGACCGGCGCGAACTCGGCCTCATCCTCGCGGTGGCGTACGAGGTGCTGAACTTCGCCCGGAGAGAGAAGAAGCGCGCCCGCGAGCGCGCGGAGGCGGAAGCAGAAGCGGAAGCCTAG
- a CDS encoding SDR family oxidoreductase, producing MAEQPGVDAVFAPDTLAGRTALITGGGSGIGYGIAECLAAAGASVGVFSRNEERVVRAAERLAAAHGVRTLPTVGDVREPAALEAAVRETRDALGSIDILVNNAAGNFYAPTAELSPNGWRAVVEIDLFGTFHACRAVYPVMAEQGYGRIVSISMTLYYRGWPLMAHATAAKAGVDALTRTLAIEWARDGINVNSIAPGPIPTEGVKKAFEAPPSEEVDMFGARSGAGFAERFIPAGRLGHPHDIGQMITFLCSPAGDWITGSVIVVDGGESLVSPRTVPAGRSER from the coding sequence GTGGCCGAGCAACCCGGAGTCGACGCGGTCTTCGCACCGGATACCCTCGCGGGCCGCACCGCGTTGATCACGGGCGGCGGGAGCGGCATCGGGTACGGGATCGCCGAATGCCTGGCAGCGGCCGGCGCCTCCGTGGGCGTGTTCAGCCGCAACGAGGAGCGCGTCGTGCGGGCGGCGGAGCGCCTCGCCGCGGCCCACGGGGTGCGGACGCTCCCGACGGTCGGGGACGTGCGCGAACCGGCGGCGCTCGAAGCCGCGGTGCGCGAGACGCGGGACGCGCTGGGGTCCATCGACATCCTCGTGAACAACGCTGCGGGCAACTTCTACGCGCCGACGGCCGAGCTGTCGCCGAACGGCTGGCGCGCCGTGGTGGAGATCGACCTGTTCGGCACCTTCCACGCCTGTCGCGCCGTGTACCCCGTCATGGCCGAGCAGGGGTACGGACGCATCGTGTCGATCTCGATGACGCTGTACTACCGGGGCTGGCCGCTCATGGCCCACGCGACGGCGGCCAAGGCCGGGGTGGACGCTCTCACGCGTACGCTCGCCATCGAGTGGGCGCGGGATGGGATCAATGTGAACTCCATTGCGCCGGGCCCCATCCCGACCGAGGGCGTGAAGAAGGCGTTCGAGGCTCCCCCGAGCGAGGAAGTCGACATGTTCGGCGCTCGCTCGGGCGCCGGGTTCGCCGAGCGTTTCATCCCCGCCGGCCGGCTGGGGCACCCGCACGACATCGGGCAGATGATCACCTTCCTGTGCTCCCCGGCTGGAGACTGGATCACGGGCTCGGTGATCGTCGTCGACGGCGGCGAGTCGCTCGTGAGCCCCCGCACCGTTCCCGCCGGACGCTCGGAACGCTGA